The Kineosporiaceae bacterium genome contains a region encoding:
- a CDS encoding ImmA/IrrE family metallo-endopeptidase translates to MVLRDLAPLHRLSQTEALDVAEAQAEALLRLLAVVAPPVPEERLAAIPLVQVERVTPTEAMAATQWSHGRWLILVNGAARLGRQRWSLAHEFKHILDHPMETILYAKDAHELREQVCDYFAGCLLVPRKWLRAAWRSGTRDQGALAKRFGVSRKAIRIRLLQVGLVDAKSHYIVKEV, encoded by the coding sequence ATGGTGCTGCGCGACCTGGCTCCGCTTCACCGTCTGTCCCAGACGGAGGCGCTCGACGTCGCCGAAGCGCAGGCCGAGGCGCTGCTGCGTCTGCTGGCTGTCGTTGCGCCACCCGTCCCCGAGGAACGACTGGCGGCCATTCCACTGGTTCAGGTTGAACGCGTGACACCGACGGAGGCGATGGCGGCGACTCAGTGGAGTCACGGTCGCTGGCTGATCCTCGTCAACGGAGCGGCGCGCTTGGGGCGACAGCGCTGGAGCCTCGCTCACGAGTTCAAGCACATCCTCGACCATCCGATGGAGACGATCTTGTACGCCAAGGACGCCCACGAGCTGCGTGAACAGGTCTGCGACTACTTCGCCGGTTGCCTCCTCGTCCCACGGAAGTGGCTGCGAGCAGCCTGGCGCTCCGGCACGCGCGACCAGGGCGCACTCGCCAAGCGGTTTGGCGTGAGCCGCAAGGCCATCCGCATCCGACTACTCCAGGTTGGGCTGGTGGATGCCAAGTCCCACTACATCGTTAAGGAGGTATGA
- a CDS encoding helix-turn-helix transcriptional regulator, whose translation MQQLRSERKLSMRGLAAKAGVDFSYISRIEKGLVGAPTARQLYKIARALDIEVADLYSEAGFVDPHGLPGFAPYLRTKYQLPDEAIQQLEAHFRLINEKYRLPRPEGQG comes from the coding sequence GTGCAACAGCTACGATCTGAGCGGAAGCTGTCCATGCGTGGCCTCGCCGCCAAGGCAGGCGTGGACTTCTCCTACATTTCACGCATAGAGAAGGGACTCGTCGGGGCACCGACCGCCCGTCAGCTCTACAAGATCGCGCGGGCGCTCGACATCGAGGTGGCCGACCTCTACTCAGAGGCAGGCTTCGTCGACCCGCACGGGCTGCCCGGCTTCGCCCCGTACCTGCGCACCAAGTACCAGCTACCCGACGAGGCAATCCAGCAGCTGGAAGCGCACTTCCGTCTGATTAATGAGAAGTACCGGTTGCCGAGACCGGAGGGTCAGGGCTAA
- a CDS encoding recombinase family protein, whose translation MTAELTPTGGTFAAPTAVIYLRVSTPSQVKTDYDPEGISIPAQREACLRKAAQLGVRVVEEYIEPGKSATSMDKRPAFQEMLHRIRTMRDVNYVIVYKLSRMNRNRVDDALVMASLRKYKTTLISATESIDETPVGQLMHGMLAAFNEYRSAEDGADIRYKMAEKAKRGGTLGRAKLGYTNVRERFEGRGGAHRRPG comes from the coding sequence ATGACAGCAGAGCTGACACCTACCGGCGGGACGTTCGCCGCGCCCACTGCAGTGATCTACCTGCGCGTGAGCACCCCGAGTCAGGTCAAGACCGACTACGACCCCGAGGGCATCTCGATCCCGGCGCAACGCGAGGCCTGCCTGCGCAAGGCCGCCCAGTTGGGCGTGCGCGTGGTCGAGGAGTACATCGAGCCCGGCAAGTCGGCCACAAGCATGGATAAGCGGCCTGCGTTCCAGGAAATGCTCCATCGCATCCGCACGATGCGGGACGTCAACTACGTGATCGTCTACAAGCTGTCCCGGATGAACCGTAACCGGGTTGACGACGCCCTTGTTATGGCCAGCTTGCGCAAGTACAAGACCACACTCATCTCGGCCACCGAGAGCATTGATGAGACGCCCGTCGGCCAGCTCATGCACGGCATGCTGGCGGCCTTCAACGAGTACCGATCGGCTGAAGACGGCGCGGACATCCGCTACAAGATGGCGGAGAAGGCCAAGCGAGGCGGCACCCTGGGCCGAGCCAAGCTCGGCTACACGAACGTGCGCGAGCGGTTTGAGGGACGTGGAGGTGCGCACCGTCGTCCTGGATGA